Within the Sarcophilus harrisii chromosome 2, mSarHar1.11, whole genome shotgun sequence genome, the region tttaataatataaagatactgaaaataagtttgagaaccattgatgTAAATAACCAGGTAtctacaagatatatacagaatagatggaACATACTCTCAGATCGAAGGAGATAGAAGCTGGATaaagaggagattaaaaaaaggctTCCTCTACAAGGTGAGATTCGAACTGAGacttaaaaaaaggcaaaggcaCATGGCCAGCAGCCAGAGCAAAGATGCAGAGGTGGGAGATGCACTTGGTGTTTGAGGAGCAGCAAGGAGGTGGGTGACAAATGAAttgtggggaaagaaaggaggggaaggaaggaaggaggaaatgaagggaagaaaggaaggaagaaagggaggagggaaaggaagggaaagaagggaaggaaggaaggagaaaagaaaggggaaggaaggagggaagggaagaaagggaaataaataaggaaaggagggaaaggaaagaaggaaaagaagggaaaaagaatgaaGTGAGTGACCCCCTCTCCCCCTCAGCCTTTGATTTGTATCTGCTTTGGTTCCACAGCAACGGAGGGCAGAAATCCAGTTATGGCAGAAAGAATTTCATCAGGCTCCTTTCACGTCACCATTCAAGCAGACAAAACCATCCCCAGCTGTTAAGGAGCCCCCGCCCTCTGTGCAAGACCTAGAGCCTCAGCAGCTCCCTCAGGAGCCAGCCCCCAAGGCCCCTCCGGCTCCTTTCTCCCCCTATCTGTCCAAGTCGGCCCCTGTGCTGATGAGGGCTTTCACCAAGCCCCAGATGGCGGCAAAAGACTTGGAGGCCGGGGCCTTCGCCCAGGACCCAGGGCAGAAGGGCCCCCAGGCTCTTCTCTATCCCACCGTGTCCGTGTCGGCTCCCGTGCTGACAAAGGAAGCTCCAGCTTTCAAGGAGCCCCGGAGGACTGCGAGAGACCTAGAGCCCTGTCCCTTCACCCAGGAACTGGCCCAGAAGGCCCCTCAGGCTCCCTTCTGCCCCACTGTTTCCATGTCGGCCCCTGTGCTAATGAAAGGGTACCCAGCTTTCAAGGAGCCCCAGAGGACAGCGAGAGACCAGGAGCCCTGTCCCTTCACCCAGGAACCGGCTCAGAAGGCCCCTCAGGCTCCCCTCTGCCCCACTGTTTCCACTTCAGCCCCTGTGGTGACAAAAGAACACCTGGCTTTCAAGGAGTCCCAGAGGACTGCAAGGGACCTAGAGCCCTGTCCCTTCACTCAGAACCCAGCCCAGAAGGCCCCTAAGGCCCCAAATTTGTCCCAGTGATCACCATCCTCCTCTGGACCCAGATTGGATCCCAGCACACAAAACTAGGTATGTCCCAAACCCGGGGAACTTAAGGATCCATTTCCTGAGACGAATGAACACTGTGAACTGAGTAGCACATAGTTATGACCAGATAAGATGTCTCTGCCTTTCCAACCGAGACCCTTGAAACCATTTTATCTTCAGTAACCTTGAGAGCCC harbors:
- the TEX37 gene encoding testis-expressed sequence 37 protein is translated as MKGIMYPSQAPLNLSMYKSSYMVDYKDFSKYKSPLEDPEEQRRAEIQLWQKEFHQAPFTSPFKQTKPSPAVKEPPPSVQDLEPQQLPQEPAPKAPPAPFSPYLSKSAPVLMRAFTKPQMAAKDLEAGAFAQDPGQKGPQALLYPTVSVSAPVLTKEAPAFKEPRRTARDLEPCPFTQELAQKAPQAPFCPTVSMSAPVLMKGYPAFKEPQRTARDQEPCPFTQEPAQKAPQAPLCPTVSTSAPVVTKEHLAFKESQRTARDLEPCPFTQNPAQKAPKAPNLSQ